ATTGTTGTTCTGCTAAAACTTTGAGCCGGGCGATCGCCTCCTATTAGGCTTTAGGCTGGCAAAATTGCGGCCATCGACTCCTTTGTTCATATCTAGCCATATCAATATTAGTTTATAACTTAAAATTACTATGACTGCTTTGATCTTGCCTTTTTTTGAGGATCGTGCCATGGCCGATAAATTACAGAGTCCTGGGCTCCAAAAATTCCAAGATAATGGGGCTAAACGAGCAATTCCTCGGGAGTTGTTAGAACAGTTAACAGCGGATAAATTCACTGGTCAACTGGTGATCCGTAATCCCTTTGATGAATTTGTTGATTGGCAAATTTACCTGGGTAACGGCAAGATTCATTTTGCTAATAGTGCGGTGGGCAATGGTAAGCGCCTAAATTATATGTTGGGTAAATTGTTCCAGCATAGTCATCTCCAACTACCGACTGGATTGGAAAGTGACTACAACTATATCTGTGATTTATGGAAGAGAAAATATTTTTCTTTTCAGCAAACTCGGTCAGTGTTGACTCAGTTTACCCAGGAAGCTTTGGTTCAAGCCCTTTCCCTACCCAAAACTGAATATAAATTGGAGCCTAATAACAAGCTCAGACATCTTTTCTTAAACCTAAATTTAGAGCAGGCTGTGGGTCCCATCGAGAAGAAAGTCGACTATTGGTGGGAGTTGCGCTCGGAAATCAATTCTCCTTTTCAACGGCCTTTAGTGCAGGATATGCGGAAATTACGGGGAGTTCTAACGAAAGCTAATTTTCAAACCACGGAAGAATTTTGGAAAGTTTTTCAACAAAATTTAGAAAAT
The genomic region above belongs to Synechocystis sp. PCC 6803 substr. PCC-P and contains:
- a CDS encoding response regulator, translating into MTALILPFFEDRAMADKLQSPGLQKFQDNGAKRAIPRELLEQLTADKFTGQLVIRNPFDEFVDWQIYLGNGKIHFANSAVGNGKRLNYMLGKLFQHSHLQLPTGLESDYNYICDLWKRKYFSFQQTRSVLTQFTQEALVQALSLPKTEYKLEPNNKLRHLFLNLNLEQAVGPIEKKVDYWWELRSEINSPFQRPLVQDMRKLRGVLTKANFQTTEEFWKVFQQNLENLHCLYDIASATKLSTLQLAIAMRNLIKAGDITMLPYQEIAIDNRPLVVTVDENQVHQHIVEYTLEKSGYRVNTITDPFKALASLQGQNPDLILINADMEKMDGYQLASLCRKSPQLKQVPIVLMVENDNLVHNIRAKMSGVNDNLSKPFLPQDLLLKVKTNLREMAAV